The following are encoded in a window of Candidatus Taylorbacteria bacterium genomic DNA:
- a CDS encoding permease-like cell division protein FtsX, whose amino-acid sequence MLWVNTKRVLKSGFVNFWRNGFISLSSILIMVITLFVIGSIIFVSATLQSSLLELKKKVDINVYFVTSAKEADILAVKQSIEKLQEVSSVEYISQDQVLANFKKRHENDQLTQQALEEINGNPLGATLNINAKDPSQYGSIAEYLKSDSTLTPGGASIIDKVNYEQNKGAIETLTSIIRIAEKLGFGITLFLIILSIVITLNTIRLTIYTSREEIAVMRLVGANNMYIRGPFVVAGMTYGLISAIITLLLFYPVTFWLGRVTERFFTGINLFNYYINNFGQIFLIIVGSGILIGAISSFLAVRRYLKI is encoded by the coding sequence ATGCTTTGGGTCAACACAAAAAGAGTTTTAAAATCGGGATTCGTCAACTTTTGGAGGAATGGATTTATTTCGCTGTCCTCCATCCTTATCATGGTTATCACCCTTTTCGTCATCGGGTCTATTATTTTTGTGAGCGCGACTTTGCAGTCTTCACTTTTGGAGTTAAAGAAGAAGGTGGATATCAACGTGTATTTCGTGACGAGCGCGAAAGAGGCGGACATTCTTGCCGTCAAGCAGTCGATAGAAAAACTCCAGGAAGTTTCGTCAGTTGAATATATTTCTCAGGACCAGGTGCTCGCCAATTTCAAAAAAAGGCATGAGAACGACCAGCTGACTCAGCAGGCTCTCGAAGAAATCAACGGCAATCCGTTGGGCGCAACATTGAATATCAATGCAAAAGATCCTTCACAATACGGGAGCATTGCGGAGTATTTGAAAAGCGACAGCACCCTTACTCCCGGCGGAGCGTCAATTATCGACAAGGTGAACTACGAGCAAAACAAGGGGGCGATTGAAACGCTTACCTCTATAATCAGGATTGCCGAAAAGCTAGGGTTCGGCATCACCCTTTTCCTCATCATTCTTTCTATAGTTATCACCTTAAATACTATTCGGCTTACTATTTACACTTCCCGCGAAGAGATTGCCGTCATGCGCCTCGTGGGAGCGAATAACATGTATATTCGAGGGCCATTCGTAGTTGCCGGAATGACGTACGGGCTAATCTCTGCGATTATCACTCTTCTCCTTTTCTATCCCGTTACGTTTTGGCTCGGGCGGGTGACGGAGCGATTTTTTACCGGCATCAATCTTTTCAATTATTACATCAATAATTTTGGGCAGATATTTCTCATCATTGTCGGTTCGGGAATTTTAATCGGCGCGATTTCGAGTTTTCTTGCAGTCCGCCGCTATCTCAAGATTTAA
- the ftsE gene encoding cell division ATP-binding protein FtsE: MIYFDKVSKVYGDKCVALDDVTFSVEPGEFISIVGHSGAGKTTLLKMILAEEMPTGGGVFFESVNIHSLGKSEMNQFRRRIGSIFQDFRLLPGKTAYENIAFAMEVAGRTDEEIAADVPYVFELVDLSHKMHNFPHQLSGGEKQRVGIARAIVNHPDIIIADEPTGNLDPVNTYDIVQILKKVNSLGTTVILTTHNRGVIDSLAKRVITLDEGRLVRDDKEGKFVL; this comes from the coding sequence ATGATTTATTTCGACAAAGTTTCAAAAGTATACGGAGATAAATGCGTCGCTCTTGATGATGTTACCTTTAGCGTCGAGCCAGGGGAGTTTATTTCCATCGTCGGACACTCTGGTGCTGGAAAGACGACGCTTCTCAAAATGATTTTAGCTGAAGAGATGCCCACCGGAGGCGGGGTTTTTTTTGAATCGGTAAACATTCATTCGCTTGGGAAATCAGAGATGAATCAGTTTCGTAGACGCATCGGCAGCATTTTTCAGGATTTCCGTCTCCTGCCGGGGAAAACCGCGTACGAAAACATCGCGTTCGCCATGGAGGTCGCAGGAAGGACGGATGAGGAAATAGCCGCCGACGTGCCGTACGTTTTTGAGCTCGTTGATTTGTCACATAAAATGCACAATTTTCCGCACCAACTTTCGGGAGGCGAGAAGCAAAGAGTGGGGATAGCGAGAGCAATCGTGAATCACCCGGATATCATTATTGCGGACGAGCCGACTGGGAACCTCGACCCCGTAAACACCTACGACATCGTCCAGATTTTGAAAAAGGTGAATTCTTTGGGCACGACTGTTATTCTCACCACGCACAACAGGGGAGTGATTGATTCACTTGCGAAGCGGGTGATTACATTGGATGAAGGCAGGCTGGTGAGGGACGACAAAGAGGGCAAGTTTGTTTTGTAA
- a CDS encoding CTP synthase: MKKTKKFIFVTGGVMSGVGKGIASSSIGTILKARGFKVTALKIDPYVNIDAGTMNPTEHGEVFVLSDGDECDQDMGNYERFLDMNLSRVNYMTTGRIYQEVIRKERNLEYKGKNVEVVPDIPIEVIRRIEVAQKDAEADITIIEIGGTIGEYQNVIFLEAARMMKTKYPDDVAIVMVSFVPMPSKIGEMKTKPTQYASRSLNSVGLQADIIIARGELPLDNKRKDKIALFCNIKPENVISAPDVESIYDVPINFERDNLGEILCKTLKINSSKKTDLGSWEAFVRKAKSAKNEVKIAIVGKYFDSGDFVLGDVYISVIEAIKYSAYKLGMKPKIEYINSKDIENGKLGVQSLKKFDGIVVPGGFGETGIEGIIKVIEFARKNKIPYFGLCYGMQLMVIEYARNVLGIKDAHTSEINPNAKNLVIDIMPDQKEKLLTKDYGGSMRLGVYPAHLRKGSIAERAYGRQTIEERHRHRYEVNPKYHIRFTEGGLVFSGVSPDRRLMEIAELSSVSHPFFLGTQFHPEFLARPSSPHPLFTEFMKAAGKKSKR, encoded by the coding sequence ATGAAAAAAACGAAAAAGTTTATCTTCGTGACCGGCGGAGTAATGAGCGGAGTAGGAAAAGGCATAGCTTCGTCTTCCATCGGTACGATTCTGAAGGCGAGAGGGTTTAAAGTTACTGCCCTCAAAATTGACCCCTACGTGAACATTGACGCGGGGACGATGAATCCCACCGAGCACGGCGAAGTATTCGTGCTCTCTGATGGGGACGAGTGTGACCAGGATATGGGCAACTATGAGCGGTTTCTTGATATGAACCTTTCGCGAGTGAACTACATGACGACGGGGAGAATTTATCAGGAGGTTATCCGCAAGGAAAGAAATCTCGAATACAAGGGAAAAAATGTCGAAGTGGTGCCCGATATTCCGATTGAAGTTATTCGTCGCATTGAAGTCGCGCAAAAAGATGCGGAGGCCGATATCACTATCATTGAGATTGGAGGAACGATTGGAGAATACCAAAACGTGATTTTTCTTGAGGCCGCGAGAATGATGAAAACAAAATATCCCGATGATGTTGCTATTGTCATGGTGAGTTTTGTGCCGATGCCCTCGAAAATTGGCGAAATGAAAACCAAGCCGACGCAATACGCATCTCGAAGTTTAAACAGCGTAGGATTGCAGGCGGATATCATCATTGCCCGTGGAGAACTTCCTCTCGATAACAAAAGAAAGGACAAAATCGCCCTTTTTTGCAATATAAAACCTGAAAATGTCATTTCCGCGCCTGACGTTGAAAGTATTTACGATGTGCCCATCAATTTTGAAAGGGACAACCTGGGCGAAATACTGTGCAAGACGCTCAAAATTAACTCCTCTAAAAAAACCGATTTAGGTTCATGGGAGGCGTTTGTGCGGAAGGCAAAATCGGCAAAGAATGAGGTGAAAATAGCGATAGTCGGAAAATATTTTGATTCGGGGGATTTTGTTTTGGGTGATGTGTACATTTCTGTCATCGAAGCCATTAAATATTCGGCATACAAGTTGGGCATGAAGCCGAAAATTGAATACATCAATTCAAAGGATATTGAAAATGGAAAGCTTGGAGTTCAGAGTTTGAAAAAGTTTGACGGAATTGTCGTTCCAGGGGGATTCGGCGAGACGGGAATCGAGGGCATTATCAAAGTCATTGAGTTCGCGCGGAAAAACAAGATTCCGTATTTCGGACTTTGCTACGGCATGCAACTCATGGTTATTGAATATGCTCGCAACGTTCTCGGCATAAAAGACGCGCACACGTCCGAAATTAATCCGAATGCGAAGAATCTTGTTATTGACATCATGCCGGACCAGAAGGAAAAATTGCTGACTAAAGATTATGGAGGAAGCATGAGGCTCGGAGTGTATCCCGCGCATTTGCGAAAAGGCTCGATTGCCGAGCGTGCCTATGGCAGGCAGACTATAGAGGAGAGACATCGGCATCGATATGAAGTCAATCCGAAGTATCACATCAGATTTACGGAGGGAGGCCTTGTCTTTTCGGGAGTTTCTCCCGACCGGCGTCTCATGGAAATTGCGGAACTTTCCAGTGTTTCGCATCCGTTTTTCCTGGGCACACAGTTTCACCCCGAATTTCTCGCAAGGCCGTCAAGTCCACATCCCTTGTTTACCGAATTTATGAAAGCCGCAGGCAAAAAGTCTAAACGGTGA